Proteins from a genomic interval of Chroococcidiopsis thermalis PCC 7203:
- a CDS encoding Ycf66 family protein yields MLAYILALAVAIGSLGIYLAAFFFPEIGRKNDIYWSGVGLFYALVLWVCAKQITGGLLLGQVAGVVLLGWYAFQTLQLRRQLTPQQQQTAVPSAAQVKSNVQEQVTKISPLQKLSQFGKKATSKATAAKEQLQPKSDVKKVPTPPVESTPTVEIVDRRTSTAPETTESASTFEEKIATEVKVSPPVEIATEVEVSPPAENAIVAPESQPNPDIAAATPVETTQPEESTTTETETELSSQSEVTELHRPDPPSPELVEAAIEDAEEKHQPTSPPETEEKS; encoded by the coding sequence ATGCTTGCATACATCCTTGCGTTAGCTGTTGCTATTGGTAGTCTTGGCATCTACCTAGCCGCCTTTTTCTTTCCAGAAATTGGTCGCAAAAACGATATCTATTGGAGCGGCGTAGGGTTGTTCTATGCTTTAGTCTTATGGGTATGTGCCAAGCAGATTACAGGAGGACTCCTATTAGGTCAAGTCGCTGGAGTCGTGTTACTGGGTTGGTATGCGTTCCAAACTCTACAGTTACGCCGCCAACTCACTCCTCAACAACAACAAACAGCTGTACCGAGCGCAGCACAGGTAAAAAGCAACGTTCAAGAGCAAGTCACCAAAATCTCACCCCTACAAAAGCTGTCACAGTTTGGCAAGAAAGCAACGAGTAAAGCGACCGCAGCCAAAGAGCAGCTACAACCAAAAAGTGATGTCAAAAAGGTTCCGACACCGCCAGTAGAATCTACTCCCACTGTAGAAATTGTCGATCGTCGTACTTCTACAGCCCCAGAAACAACCGAGTCAGCGTCTACCTTTGAAGAAAAAATTGCTACAGAAGTGAAAGTGTCTCCCCCAGTCGAAATCGCTACAGAAGTAGAAGTGTCTCCTCCAGCCGAAAACGCTATTGTCGCTCCTGAATCTCAACCAAACCCAGACATTGCAGCAGCTACCCCAGTTGAAACCACGCAACCAGAAGAATCGACGACTACCGAAACTGAAACCGAGTTATCCTCACAGAGCGAAGTCACTGAATTACACCGTCCCGATCCCCCCAGTCCCGAATTAGTAGAAGCTGCAATTGAAGATGCAGAAGAAAAGCATCAACCAACTTCGCCACCTGAGACCGAGGAGAAGTCGTAA
- a CDS encoding nuclear transport factor 2 family protein gives MTNLEVIQELYRAFREKDYDAFQQICTADLTWIQNDRFPQGKTYQGAEAVIAGVFKSNNERWEMFSFQIDRYLDAENSVVVIGAYVGRHRETQKSLRAVAAHVYDLVDSKVCRFQMFADTKTIWDSMVR, from the coding sequence ATGACAAATCTTGAAGTTATTCAAGAGCTATACAGAGCTTTTCGCGAGAAAGATTACGATGCTTTTCAGCAAATTTGTACTGCTGACCTTACATGGATACAGAATGATAGATTTCCGCAAGGTAAGACGTATCAAGGTGCAGAAGCAGTCATCGCAGGAGTTTTTAAATCCAATAACGAGCGTTGGGAGATGTTTTCATTTCAGATCGATCGCTATCTTGATGCAGAAAATTCTGTAGTTGTCATTGGAGCATATGTAGGTCGCCATCGGGAGACGCAAAAATCGCTGCGTGCAGTTGCTGCGCACGTATACGATCTAGTTGATAGCAAGGTGTGCCGCTTCCAAATGTTTGCGGATACGAAAACAATCTGGGATTCGATGGTTCGATAA
- a CDS encoding nuclear transport factor 2 family protein — protein MKIDLHQVKIKSYRVALAKLSKGIAVLVGIAIVLISIEVFAGIPTQMNVSNSSPAGRKTTSPEQIRTIVRQARDSWVNGDADAFAALFTPDGELIVPGQKWVGKDAIRKAAADFATYASNVKIEIRQIIIEGDRAAVEWYWEDTEKASGRRNRADDAIIADFVAGKIKRWREYIDSKTPETVTSHQ, from the coding sequence ATGAAGATCGACTTACATCAGGTGAAAATTAAATCGTACAGGGTAGCGTTAGCAAAGCTTTCCAAAGGAATTGCGGTTCTGGTTGGAATTGCTATTGTTTTAATTAGCATCGAAGTATTTGCAGGTATACCCACACAGATGAATGTCAGTAATTCCAGCCCAGCAGGGAGAAAAACTACATCTCCAGAACAGATCCGCACAATCGTTCGTCAAGCGAGAGATAGCTGGGTCAATGGAGATGCAGATGCTTTCGCCGCTTTATTCACTCCTGACGGAGAACTGATCGTCCCAGGACAAAAATGGGTAGGTAAAGATGCCATCCGCAAAGCAGCAGCAGATTTTGCTACTTATGCCTCAAACGTCAAAATTGAAATTCGCCAAATTATCATTGAAGGCGATCGCGCTGCCGTAGAGTGGTATTGGGAAGATACAGAAAAAGCGTCAGGTCGTCGCAACCGTGCAGACGATGCGATTATTGCCGATTTTGTCGCAGGTAAAATCAAGCGCTGGCGCGAATATATCGACAGTAAAACGCCAGAGACAGTGACCAGTCACCAGTGA
- a CDS encoding fused MFS/spermidine synthase yields MTNDKRAIPALFIVYFLSGFTALLYQVVWQRMLGLFSGSDVRSVTIVVASYLLGLGVGGWLGGWISDRLSNRQAVQIYSCCNFGIAIFAVCSRFLFYDLLFLQGKSLAQSPAMMLAIVFVSLLIPTTLMGVSLPLVTKATSRHAKGAAARIGLLYGLNTLGSGLGTLVSGWYIIGTFGYEKTVYFGAILSTVVGIIAWSISRQFQPSYPVLVASNTANGALRSRSLWQWCFLVFLSGFAAISLEIIWFRVLDTVLQSIAYTYAHLLAFILIGNALGSIAGSTTIRFIRQPQKVFFAIQAGIAAYALISIWLISIYYQSHPTDLRTDIGYIDLNNITSIVILRYVVIPSVMLVLPNFLLGFYFPLVQKAVQTKDSQIGQRVGFIQVANILGNTTGSLLTGLVLLDKFGTAGSLRFIAWLGLGFALLCFNLRRDKLTSMLAIALAVIIAVFPNNTRLWAALHGIPATQYFLAAEDSTGVAAVTEVNGQGTLLASGQAQASFPYMQVHALLGSLPALIHPHPAQVIIIGLGSGGTAHTAGVNPATRQIKVVELLGAELTVLRQYAQTPNGQPLKYLFEDPRYKFIVGDGRQELELSQQKFDIIEADAIYPWRSRAGMLYSQEFFQAVRSHLAPGGMFVEWNVGLGTAQTFRSVFPNVIQLSMSGDLHVLIGSDRPVDFNRQRLLNKLEDASVLNFLAKASVNVEAIRQDVKTAQVNFYSHAKDGQPQPVNTDLFPRSEYYLNQG; encoded by the coding sequence ATGACCAATGACAAAAGGGCAATTCCTGCCCTATTTATTGTTTATTTTCTCTCAGGGTTTACAGCGCTGCTTTATCAGGTAGTGTGGCAGCGAATGCTGGGATTGTTTTCTGGATCTGATGTGCGATCGGTAACGATTGTGGTTGCCTCCTATTTGTTAGGACTGGGTGTAGGTGGCTGGCTGGGTGGCTGGATTAGCGATCGCCTCAGTAACCGTCAGGCAGTACAAATCTATAGTTGTTGCAATTTTGGAATTGCTATTTTTGCTGTTTGCAGCCGCTTTTTATTTTACGACTTGCTGTTTCTGCAAGGAAAATCTTTGGCACAATCTCCAGCAATGATGTTGGCGATCGTGTTTGTTAGTTTATTAATTCCTACTACCTTGATGGGCGTGTCGCTGCCTCTAGTAACGAAAGCAACTAGCCGTCATGCAAAGGGTGCAGCAGCTCGAATTGGTCTGCTATACGGTTTAAATACGCTCGGATCGGGGCTGGGAACGCTCGTTTCTGGTTGGTATATTATCGGTACTTTTGGATATGAAAAAACAGTTTATTTCGGTGCAATTCTAAGTACTGTAGTGGGAATTATTGCCTGGTCTATTTCTCGTCAGTTTCAGCCTAGCTACCCTGTATTAGTTGCATCAAATACGGCAAATGGAGCGCTGCGATCGCGTTCTCTATGGCAGTGGTGTTTTTTGGTCTTTCTTTCCGGTTTTGCAGCAATTTCTTTAGAGATTATTTGGTTTCGGGTTTTAGATACAGTATTGCAATCGATCGCCTATACATACGCTCATCTTCTCGCGTTTATTCTGATTGGTAATGCCTTAGGAAGTATTGCAGGATCGACAACAATTCGATTCATTCGTCAACCTCAAAAAGTCTTTTTTGCGATTCAAGCTGGTATAGCTGCTTATGCGCTAATTTCTATCTGGCTGATTAGCATTTACTACCAATCTCATCCGACAGATTTACGTACAGATATCGGCTACATTGACTTAAATAATATTACTTCTATTGTCATCTTGAGATATGTAGTCATACCTTCGGTTATGCTCGTATTGCCAAATTTCTTACTGGGTTTTTATTTTCCCTTAGTACAGAAAGCCGTACAAACAAAAGATAGCCAAATTGGACAGCGAGTCGGTTTCATTCAAGTCGCAAATATCTTAGGCAATACTACAGGTAGCCTGCTGACGGGATTGGTGCTGTTGGATAAGTTCGGTACGGCGGGTTCCTTGCGATTCATTGCGTGGTTGGGACTGGGATTTGCCCTGCTATGTTTCAATCTGAGGAGAGATAAGCTTACGAGTATGCTGGCGATCGCCCTGGCTGTCATCATTGCTGTATTTCCCAATAATACCCGTCTCTGGGCTGCTCTACATGGCATTCCAGCCACACAATATTTCCTAGCTGCTGAAGATTCAACAGGTGTAGCCGCCGTCACAGAGGTAAACGGACAAGGGACTTTACTCGCCAGCGGACAAGCGCAAGCCAGTTTCCCTTACATGCAAGTTCACGCCCTCCTGGGCAGTTTACCCGCACTGATTCATCCCCATCCCGCCCAAGTCATAATTATCGGACTGGGTTCGGGGGGGACAGCTCATACAGCAGGAGTAAACCCTGCAACCCGGCAAATTAAAGTCGTAGAGTTACTTGGAGCTGAGTTGACAGTTTTGCGTCAATATGCTCAAACTCCTAACGGTCAGCCGCTCAAATACTTATTTGAAGACCCGCGTTATAAATTTATTGTCGGTGACGGACGGCAAGAGCTGGAACTATCCCAACAAAAATTTGACATCATTGAAGCCGATGCGATCTATCCCTGGCGATCGCGAGCTGGTATGCTCTACTCGCAAGAGTTTTTTCAAGCCGTGCGATCGCACCTCGCCCCAGGTGGTATGTTTGTGGAATGGAACGTAGGTTTAGGCACAGCGCAGACGTTCCGCAGCGTATTCCCTAACGTAATTCAGTTAAGCATGAGCGGCGATTTACACGTTTTAATTGGCAGCGATCGCCCCGTTGACTTCAATCGACAACGGCTATTAAATAAACTAGAGGACGCATCTGTATTGAATTTTTTAGCAAAAGCAAGCGTCAATGTCGAAGCAATTCGTCAAGATGTCAAAACTGCCCAGGTCAATTTCTACTCCCACGCCAAAGACGGTCAACCTCAACCCGTAAATACAGACTTGTTCCCGCGATCGGAATATTATTTGAATCAGGGGTAA
- the prmA gene encoding 50S ribosomal protein L11 methyltransferase: protein MANHWWEIQIVCDLDLEETIFWRLEDFGCRGMASERQKNDGNVCLVKAYLPQEQVKLLDLAALSLWLRQDALLVGLELPKMQWHLIDEEDWASSWKQYWQPQEVGDRILIYPAWLPVPEKSERLLLRLDPGTAFGTGNHATTQLCLEALEMRLDDLANSSREDLVIADIGCGSGILSIAAILLGASRVYAVDTDIMAVNATHSNRQLNQISADRIIVGQGSVNTLPQMTQASFDGIACNILADVIIQLIPQITSVSKPSTWGILSGILIDQAQSVADTLEHYGWTVATLWRRKEWCCFNVRRS from the coding sequence ATGGCAAATCACTGGTGGGAAATTCAAATTGTGTGCGATCTAGACCTAGAAGAGACGATCTTCTGGCGACTAGAGGATTTTGGCTGTCGTGGGATGGCAAGCGAACGGCAGAAGAATGATGGTAATGTTTGTTTGGTGAAAGCATATTTGCCACAAGAACAAGTAAAGTTACTTGACTTAGCTGCCCTTTCGCTGTGGTTGCGACAGGATGCCTTGCTGGTAGGATTAGAGCTGCCCAAAATGCAGTGGCATTTAATCGATGAAGAAGACTGGGCAAGCAGTTGGAAACAGTACTGGCAACCGCAGGAAGTGGGCGATCGCATTTTAATTTATCCTGCTTGGCTACCAGTGCCAGAAAAATCTGAAAGACTTTTGCTAAGGCTAGATCCTGGAACTGCTTTTGGTACGGGTAACCATGCCACAACGCAGTTATGTTTAGAAGCCTTAGAAATGCGCTTGGACGATCTTGCCAATTCCAGTCGAGAAGACTTAGTTATTGCAGATATTGGCTGTGGCTCTGGTATTCTCTCAATTGCAGCAATTTTACTTGGTGCTAGCCGAGTTTATGCTGTAGATACAGATATCATGGCAGTCAACGCCACCCACAGCAATCGACAACTCAATCAAATTTCTGCCGATCGCATAATTGTAGGACAGGGTAGCGTCAACACGCTGCCTCAAATGACCCAAGCATCTTTCGACGGCATTGCGTGCAATATCCTAGCAGATGTCATCATTCAATTAATTCCCCAAATTACTTCTGTTTCTAAACCCTCAACTTGGGGCATTCTCAGCGGCATTTTAATCGACCAAGCCCAATCGGTAGCCGATACTTTAGAACATTATGGCTGGACTGTAGCAACTCTTTGGCGACGCAAAGAATGGTGTTGTTTTAATGTGAGACGGTCTTAA
- the serA gene encoding phosphoglycerate dehydrogenase gives MAKVLVSDPIDQAGIDILSQVATVDVKIGLTPEQFVQAIPEYDALMIRSGSRITKEIIEAGHQLKIIGRAGVGVDNVDVPAATRQGIVVVNSPEGNTIAAAEHAIAMMLALSRYIPDANASVKRGEWDRKTFVGAEVYKKTLGVVGLGKIGSHVATAAKAMGMKLLAYDPFISTERAEQLGCRLVEVDILLQEADYITLHIPKTPETTHLINAEALAKMKPNARIINCARGGIIDEAALAEALKAGKIAGAALDVFEEEPLKESPLRALGKEIILTPHLGASTTEAQVNVAIDVAEQIRDVLLGLPARSAVNIPGLSPDILEELRPYMQLAETLGNLVGQLAGGRVDLLNVKLQGELATNKSQPLVVAALKGLLSQALRERVNYVNASVEAKERGIRIIETRDAAIRDYAGSLHLSAKGSMGEHSVTGALLGDGEIRITNIDEFPINIPPSSHMLFTLHRDMPGIIGKLGSLLGSFNVNIASMQVGRKIVRGDAVMVLSLDDPLPDGILTEITKVAGIRDAYTVTL, from the coding sequence ATGGCTAAAGTTCTCGTATCTGACCCAATCGACCAGGCAGGAATTGATATTCTTTCCCAAGTTGCTACTGTTGACGTAAAAATCGGTCTAACACCAGAGCAGTTTGTACAGGCGATCCCAGAGTATGATGCGTTGATGATTCGCTCTGGTAGTCGCATTACTAAAGAAATTATCGAAGCTGGGCATCAACTGAAAATTATCGGTCGTGCTGGTGTGGGCGTAGATAATGTAGACGTACCTGCTGCCACCCGCCAAGGAATTGTCGTCGTCAATTCTCCCGAAGGAAATACGATCGCCGCTGCCGAACACGCGATCGCGATGATGCTGGCATTATCGCGTTACATTCCCGATGCAAACGCTTCTGTCAAACGCGGTGAGTGGGATCGCAAAACCTTTGTGGGGGCAGAAGTCTACAAAAAAACCCTTGGCGTGGTGGGTTTAGGAAAGATTGGTTCCCACGTTGCTACGGCGGCTAAAGCGATGGGAATGAAGTTACTCGCCTACGACCCATTTATTTCTACCGAACGAGCCGAACAGTTAGGTTGCCGCTTAGTCGAGGTAGACATCCTACTACAAGAAGCCGATTACATTACGCTGCACATCCCCAAAACCCCAGAAACAACACATTTAATTAACGCCGAGGCACTGGCTAAAATGAAACCCAATGCTAGGATTATCAACTGTGCTAGGGGTGGCATTATCGATGAAGCGGCGCTAGCAGAAGCACTTAAGGCGGGTAAAATCGCAGGCGCGGCTTTGGATGTCTTCGAGGAAGAACCCTTGAAGGAATCGCCGCTAAGAGCATTAGGAAAAGAAATTATCCTCACCCCTCACCTCGGCGCTTCGACCACAGAAGCACAAGTCAACGTAGCGATCGACGTAGCAGAGCAAATCCGCGATGTCTTGCTAGGCTTACCAGCCCGTTCTGCCGTCAATATCCCTGGACTCAGCCCCGATATTTTGGAAGAACTCAGACCGTACATGCAACTTGCCGAGACTCTGGGTAATTTAGTCGGTCAGCTGGCTGGGGGACGAGTCGATCTACTCAATGTCAAACTGCAAGGGGAACTTGCTACTAATAAGAGCCAACCATTGGTTGTTGCTGCCCTGAAAGGATTGCTTTCTCAAGCACTGCGAGAAAGAGTCAATTACGTCAATGCCAGCGTCGAAGCCAAAGAACGGGGTATTCGGATTATTGAAACGCGAGATGCTGCCATTCGGGATTATGCAGGTTCCTTGCACTTATCAGCCAAGGGTTCGATGGGCGAACATTCGGTGACGGGGGCGCTATTAGGTGATGGCGAAATTCGCATTACCAACATTGACGAATTCCCGATCAACATTCCTCCCAGTTCGCACATGCTATTCACGCTCCACCGAGATATGCCAGGAATTATTGGTAAACTCGGTTCCCTGCTGGGTAGCTTTAACGTCAACATTGCCAGTATGCAAGTCGGACGCAAAATCGTGCGCGGCGATGCGGTAATGGTACTGAGTTTAGACGACCCCCTGCCCGATGGGATTTTGACTGAAATCACCAAAGTTGCAGGCATTCGCGATGCGTATACAGTAACTTTATAG
- a CDS encoding glycosyltransferase, with translation MKRILFYDDGSGFGGHSISAIDAVKYLLENTNLKVGFMFYQGNQRLYDRLTLLVREFKYLELYPIEFKAARFRNLGALLSFPVVAKIAQTISIIKPDVVIVVQGTIELSSLGLLAAKKANLKAISFIPLTQSLSLMQGKLSKLRDFINLHFYKLPDAFITTSAQAKYNLVQQGVKSKISVVYYGPDLRVWHRQERNISRQKYGIDNSDYVVALVARIELKHKGHDFLITSMAKYASKLENIKLLVVGDGSDEEKLQKLIQTSGLSERVKIIPWGNDLSYIYSAIDMLVIPSRLEGLPLVMLEAMYYGLPIVASSIDGMLEILPQEWLFKFGDSEAAIETLLRVKNSDNTEYLLNHKKRIMTEFNLDEFGKNFYKTLCEAQIETKD, from the coding sequence ATGAAAAGAATACTATTTTACGATGATGGCTCCGGCTTTGGCGGTCATAGTATTTCTGCTATAGATGCAGTTAAATACTTACTAGAAAATACCAACCTCAAGGTTGGATTTATGTTTTATCAAGGAAATCAAAGACTTTACGATCGCTTAACTTTACTAGTGCGAGAATTTAAGTACCTCGAACTTTATCCAATAGAGTTCAAAGCAGCAAGATTTAGAAACTTAGGAGCATTATTATCGTTTCCCGTAGTTGCTAAAATTGCTCAAACTATTTCTATTATCAAACCCGATGTAGTCATTGTCGTTCAAGGCACGATCGAACTTAGTTCCCTCGGTTTGCTAGCAGCGAAAAAAGCTAACCTTAAAGCAATTAGCTTTATCCCGCTAACACAATCTTTATCGTTAATGCAAGGCAAACTCTCTAAATTAAGAGATTTCATTAATTTGCATTTTTACAAATTGCCAGATGCATTTATTACGACTAGCGCTCAGGCTAAATATAACTTAGTTCAGCAGGGAGTTAAATCAAAAATTTCTGTAGTATATTACGGTCCCGACTTAAGAGTATGGCATCGACAGGAGCGAAACATATCTCGGCAAAAATACGGCATAGATAACAGCGATTATGTAGTGGCTCTAGTTGCTAGAATCGAACTCAAACACAAAGGTCATGACTTTCTCATTACCTCAATGGCAAAATATGCCAGTAAGCTAGAAAATATCAAATTACTAGTCGTAGGTGATGGCTCAGATGAAGAGAAGTTACAAAAACTCATTCAAACTTCTGGTTTAAGCGAAAGAGTCAAAATTATTCCTTGGGGAAATGACTTATCATATATCTACTCTGCCATAGACATGCTCGTCATTCCCTCTCGACTAGAAGGATTACCATTAGTCATGTTAGAAGCAATGTACTATGGTTTGCCAATAGTTGCTTCTAGCATAGATGGAATGTTAGAAATTTTACCTCAAGAATGGTTATTTAAATTTGGTGACAGTGAAGCTGCTATAGAGACTTTACTGCGAGTTAAAAATAGCGACAATACAGAGTATTTGTTAAATCATAAAAAACGAATTATGACAGAATTCAATCTCGACGAATTTGGCAAAAACTTCTACAAAACTCTTTGTGAAGCACAGATAGAGACCAAGGATTAA
- a CDS encoding photosystem II S4 domain protein, with protein MLPREDLLKGVENREAIVRVIDLAEQAIKTWEVVLTDFLSPPELAESQQIFSRLTDVQLVAWGGYPQAERQRLAIARAEVPLDSSQVTVAAIDIAGNFLFDTATHRDFLGAMLGTGIVRDKTGDIIVLGERGAQAIVVPELVEFLAMNLKQVRSVPVKIQQIELSELRIKEPKKKELTTVEASLRLDAIASAGFGMSRSKMVDLIEGGDVRVNWKEMSQSSTQVKTGDLIAIRGKGRLEVGEVAVTKKERYRVQLTRYM; from the coding sequence ATGTTGCCGAGAGAAGACTTATTAAAAGGTGTAGAAAATCGAGAAGCTATCGTTCGTGTTATCGATCTAGCAGAGCAAGCAATCAAAACTTGGGAAGTGGTACTCACTGATTTTTTATCGCCCCCAGAGTTAGCTGAGAGTCAGCAAATTTTTAGTCGTTTGACTGACGTACAATTAGTAGCTTGGGGCGGTTATCCTCAAGCAGAACGGCAACGATTAGCGATCGCTCGTGCGGAAGTCCCTCTCGATTCATCCCAAGTGACAGTAGCAGCAATAGATATTGCCGGGAACTTTCTATTTGATACTGCTACCCATCGCGACTTTTTAGGGGCGATGCTAGGCACGGGAATTGTACGGGACAAAACTGGCGATATTATTGTGTTGGGAGAACGGGGAGCGCAAGCAATTGTTGTACCAGAATTAGTAGAATTCTTAGCAATGAATTTAAAGCAAGTGCGTTCCGTTCCCGTCAAAATTCAGCAGATCGAGCTGAGCGAATTAAGAATTAAAGAACCGAAAAAAAAGGAATTAACAACAGTAGAAGCCTCTTTACGATTAGATGCGATCGCTTCTGCTGGGTTTGGGATGTCCCGCAGCAAAATGGTAGATTTGATCGAAGGTGGAGACGTGCGCGTTAACTGGAAAGAAATGAGCCAATCCAGCACTCAAGTCAAAACTGGAGATTTAATCGCTATTCGCGGCAAAGGACGATTAGAAGTGGGAGAAGTCGCCGTCACGAAAAAAGAGCGCTATCGCGTCCAATTAACGCGGTATATGTAA
- a CDS encoding SDR family NAD(P)-dependent oxidoreductase: protein MPTALITGASAGIGAIFAHELASRQTDLVLVARSADKLQQLAAQLQAQHQIQVYVLVHDLTVPETATAIYNTVTEKGLEIDLLINNAGFGDYGDFAERDGDRQVRMVQLNVLALVDLTHKFLPGMRQRRSGGIINLASTAAFQPIPYFSVYAASKAFVLSFSEALWAENRKYNVKILAVCPGPTDTKFFQDADFPSTFSETIAKNYISPQQVVKESLQALEKNRSSIVPGLTNKISANAYRFLPRQALVSLVGKVFKLS, encoded by the coding sequence ATGCCAACAGCTTTGATTACTGGTGCTTCTGCGGGAATTGGTGCTATTTTTGCCCATGAGTTAGCTTCTCGACAAACGGATTTAGTTTTGGTGGCTCGTTCCGCTGATAAATTGCAACAACTGGCAGCTCAGTTACAAGCACAACATCAAATTCAAGTCTACGTCCTCGTCCACGACCTAACTGTACCAGAAACAGCTACAGCTATATACAATACGGTAACGGAAAAGGGATTAGAGATCGATCTATTAATCAATAACGCTGGCTTTGGAGATTATGGCGATTTTGCCGAACGAGATGGCGATCGCCAAGTCAGAATGGTACAGTTGAATGTTTTAGCGTTGGTAGACTTGACTCACAAATTTTTACCAGGAATGCGCCAGCGTCGATCTGGAGGTATTATCAATCTTGCTTCTACTGCTGCATTCCAACCGATACCTTACTTTTCTGTTTATGCAGCTAGTAAAGCTTTTGTCCTCAGTTTTAGCGAGGCATTGTGGGCAGAAAATCGCAAGTATAACGTGAAAATTTTAGCTGTTTGTCCTGGTCCAACAGACACAAAATTCTTCCAAGATGCTGATTTTCCCTCTACTTTTTCAGAGACGATCGCTAAAAATTATATTTCACCTCAGCAAGTTGTCAAAGAATCACTTCAAGCTTTAGAAAAAAACCGTTCTTCGATCGTTCCGGGACTGACAAATAAAATTAGTGCTAATGCTTATCGATTTTTACCGCGCCAAGCTTTAGTCAGTTTAGTTGGAAAAGTGTTTAAGCTTAGTTGA